The following proteins are encoded in a genomic region of Triticum dicoccoides isolate Atlit2015 ecotype Zavitan chromosome 1B, WEW_v2.0, whole genome shotgun sequence:
- the LOC119302104 gene encoding methionine aminopeptidase 1B, chloroplastic-like, whose translation MRAACKLASRVLNFAGTLVKPSITTNEIDMAGHHMIVEAGAYPSPLGYGGFPKSICTSVNECACHGLPDSTQLQNGDIITIDVNVFLNKAEYAISAHYDHTCVWEEVLQNKCLNKYNHTAIDGQFYFYQFEGL comes from the exons ATGAGAGCTGCTTGCAAACTTGCTTCCCGTGTACTGAACTTTGCAGGAACATTGGTTAAG CCATCAATTACTACAAATGAAATCGACATGGCAGGGCATCATATGATAGTTGAGGCGGGTGCTTATCCTTCTCCACTTGGCTATGGCGGATTTCCTAAAAGTATCTGCACATCAGTAAATGAGTGTGCCTGCCACGGACTACCTGATTCAACACAGCTGCAG AATGGAGACATCATAACTATTGATGTAAATGTGTTCCTAAAT AAAGCAGAGTATGCCATTTCAGCGCACTACGATCACACCTGTGTCTGGGAGGAAGTTCttcagaacaagtgcttaaacaagTACAATCACACTGCTATCGACGGGCAATTTTACTTTTATCAGTTTGAGGGCCTGTGA